A region from the Diorhabda sublineata isolate icDioSubl1.1 chromosome X, icDioSubl1.1, whole genome shotgun sequence genome encodes:
- the LOC130451434 gene encoding prostatic acid phosphatase-like, whose product MGAVLIIFLVICSNSYSYASKDNINNKEELIAVVVIYRHGDRAPLTSFPNDHYYNLTYWPMGFGELTKQGIQRQYKLGQWFRQRYDNFLQKIYSPREIIVESTEKDRALMSASATLAGLYPPIDFQLWNTQLKWQPIPIHIGYETKIMDLPCAKYDKLNKEIIELIDKDMKKKYSNIYKYIEDNSGWTNMSVKTVSTLRSVMYAYKNYNLSFIPEWVLKMNHSALDEIAGIKYSIATATPTTARLKVGTFYDHIFNYLDKFTNPTLAKTTPKFLMMASHDTTIASILNGMELYEKRPVGFGDTFIMELKKKKEVFFLNLFYKSEYDLEKLIFRDCEFNCLYSTLKIKLKHVTIYKNTREKECFL is encoded by the exons ATGGGAgctgtattaataattttcttggtGATTTGTTCCAATAGTTACAGCTATGCATCGAAAGACAATATTAATAACAAAGAAGAGCTAATAGCAGTAGTTGTG ATTTATAGGCATGGAGATCGAGCACCTCTCACATCATTTCCTAATGATCACTATTACAATTTGACTTATTGGCCAATGGGTTTTGGAGAGTTGACAAAG CAAGGAATTCAACGCCAATATAAGCTAGGTCAATGGTTTCGCCAGAGATATGACAactttttgcaaaaaatatatagtcCGCGAGAAATTATCGTAGAGTCTACAGAAAAAGATAGAGCGTTAATGTCAGCTTCAGCAACATTAGCTGGATTGTACCCGCCAATAGACTTCCAACTGTGGAATACTCAACTTAAGTGGCAACCAATTCCAATTCATATCGGAtacgaaacaaaaataatggatTTACCTTGTGCTAAATATGACAAATTgaataaagaaattatagaacTTATTgataaagatatgaaaaaaaaatattctaatatatataagtatattgAAGATAATTCTGGATGGACTAATATGTCTGTCAAAACTGTGTCTACTTTAAGAAGTGTCATGTATGCTTATAAGAACtacaatttatcatttattccTGAATGGGTGTTGAAAATGAACCATTCAGCTCTTGACGAAATTGCAG GAATAAAATATTCGATTGCAACAGCTACACCGACGACTGCGAGGTTGAAAGTTGGAACATTTTATgatcatattttcaattatttagacAAATTTACTAACCCAACGTTAGCGAAAACAACGCCAAAATTCTTAATGATGGCATCCCATGATACTACCATCGCTTCTATATTGAATGGTATGGAGCTTTATGAAAAGCGACCTGTTGGATTTGGGGATACATTTATTATGGAActtaaaaagaagaaagaagttttctttttaaatttgttttataaatcgGAATATGATCtagaaaaactgattttcagAGATTGTGAGTTTAACTGCCTGTACAGTAcgttgaaaattaaattgaaacatgtcactatatataaaaacacaagagaaaaagaatgttttttgtga